A genomic window from Megalobrama amblycephala isolate DHTTF-2021 linkage group LG2, ASM1881202v1, whole genome shotgun sequence includes:
- the rabgap1l gene encoding rab GTPase-activating protein 1-like isoform X5: MGKASAVLVLVGVVLTVLGSTVQRENRRLQEASMRLEQENDDLAHELVTSKIALRNDLDQAEDKADVLNKELLNTKQRLVETEEEKRRQEEETAQLKEVFRRELEKAELEIKKTTAIIAEYKQICSQLSTRLEKQQASTKEELDIVKAKVMACERCREVFSKDGPLQIPAVSQDNRDTDMDEEKDSLKAQLRELELELAQTKLQLVEAKCKIQELEHQRGVLMTEVQAAKNSWFSKTLGSLKNSTSNQSPSSPKEGQ; the protein is encoded by the exons ATGGGGAAGGCCTCTGCGGTTCTTGTTCTAGTGGGTGTAGTGTTGACTGTGTTGGGGTCGACGGTGCAG AGAGAAAACCGGCGACTACAGGAGGCCAGTATGCGTCTGGAGCAGGAGAACGATGATCTTGCCCATGAACTGGTGACCAGCAAGATAGCACTGAGGAATGACCTGGACCAG GCCGAGGACAAAGCTGATGTTTTAAACAAAGAACTGCTCAACACTAAACAACGTCTTGTAGAGACCGAGGAGGAGAAGAGAAGACAAGAGGAGGAGACGGCACAG ctgaaggaagtgttcagaAGAGAGCTGGAGAAAGCGGAATTGGAGATCAAGAAGACCACAGCCATCATAGCAGAATATAAACAG ATATGTTCCCAGTTAAGTACGAGGCTGGAGAAACAGCAAGCATCCACAAAAGAGGAACTGGATATAGTTAAG GCTAAAGTGATGGCGTGTGAGCGCTGTAGGGAAGTGTTTAGCAAAGACGGACCCCTGCAGATCCCGGCGGTGAGTCAGGACAACCGGGACACAGACATGGATGAGGAGAAGGACTCGCTCAAGGCCCAGCTGAGAGAACTAGAACTAGAGCTGGCGCAAACCAAACTCCAGCTGGTGGAGGCCAAGTGCAAGATCCAG GAGCTGGAGCATCAGAGGGGCGTTTTGATGACTGAGGTTCAAGCTGCCAAAAACTCCTGGTTCAGTAAAACACTGGGCTCCCTCAAGAATTCCACCAGTAACCAGTCACCCTCCTCACCCAAAGAGGGCCAGTAG